Proteins encoded in a region of the Streptomyces sp. NBC_00513 genome:
- a CDS encoding sacsin N-terminal ATP-binding-like domain-containing protein → MSVRVTAAQGGVDPFGTARLRRRVLDAWGAGPSRFREDANAEEDLALGGYRDRLVVELAQNAADAAARARVPGRLRITLHPGEGGPAVLAVANTGAPLDATGVESLSTLRASAKREPAGAGGDAANGAAGSAETVGRFGVGFAAVLAVSDEPAVLGRHGGVRWSLAEARELARDAANGSPGLGDELRRRDGHVPLLRLPLPVEGTAPEGYDTVVVLPLRDGAAEELVERLLAGIDDALLLTLPGLREVVVETPAGGHRVLYRRAEGPYTVIEDSASGTHRWRTVRHHGPIAKELLADRPVEERLRPTWTITWAAPVDADGAPVHPLTAPVVHAPTPTDEPLGIPALLIASLPLDTSRRHPAPGPLTDFLVQRAADAYAELLGSWDPVSTGLVDLVPGPLGKGPLDGDLRAAVIERLPRTAFLAPAAPAETPTPETAEERHALRPFEAEVVEGAGSDTVNVLAEVLPTLLPAGLERRAELRTLGVGRLPLGDAIERIAGIERTPEWWYRLYDSLAGVDPDRLSGLPVPLADGRTAIGPRHILLPGADTPPSLARLGLKVAHAEAAHPLLEKLGALPATPRSVLTTPQVRAAVAASMDAGEIWDEDGVDSDELVEIVLTLVRDADLAPGDEPWLGALALPDEDGELTPAGELLLPGSPLASVIREDEVPCLDAELAERWDADTLTAVGVLATFQLVRATDVVLDPDELEPRDGDFAEPDDAGLLDAVDVWCEDLLDQLPDTPLPPVATELIAVRDLDLVDDDCWPQALAMLAQPPLRDALTQPVRVLLPDGTTRSVRSYTAWWLRDHPVLDGRRPAGLRAAGGDPLLAGLYTSADATGFEDEQVLRALGVRTTVAALLDEPGGAAELLGRLADPDREVSDRQLHALYGALADLDPEQVTLPDDLRVVVDGEVRVVDAADAVIADAPDLLPLTAGLPLLPVAPARAADLAELLQVRRLSDTVPAEVSTPGEEHEVPESVLQLLGPATPLSYVEHEELVAGGTELDWRRTPDGTLHASTLEGVAAGLAWAAGQWPRRFEVAALLEDPSRTAELARDRWFD, encoded by the coding sequence GTGAGCGTGCGAGTAACGGCGGCCCAGGGTGGCGTGGACCCCTTCGGCACGGCCCGGCTGCGGCGCAGGGTGCTCGACGCCTGGGGCGCGGGCCCCTCCCGGTTCCGCGAGGACGCCAACGCCGAGGAGGACCTGGCGCTCGGCGGCTACCGGGACCGGCTCGTCGTGGAACTGGCCCAGAACGCCGCCGACGCGGCGGCCCGCGCCCGCGTCCCGGGCCGGCTGCGGATCACCCTGCACCCGGGCGAGGGCGGGCCCGCGGTGCTCGCCGTCGCCAACACCGGTGCCCCGCTGGACGCCACGGGCGTGGAGTCGCTGAGCACGCTGCGCGCCTCCGCGAAGCGGGAACCCGCCGGTGCCGGCGGGGACGCGGCGAACGGTGCGGCCGGCTCGGCGGAGACCGTGGGTCGCTTCGGCGTCGGCTTCGCCGCCGTCCTGGCGGTCTCCGACGAACCGGCGGTGCTCGGCCGGCACGGCGGTGTCCGCTGGTCCCTGGCCGAGGCCCGCGAACTGGCCCGGGACGCCGCCAACGGCAGCCCCGGACTCGGCGACGAGCTGCGTCGCCGCGACGGCCACGTACCGCTGCTGCGCCTGCCGTTGCCCGTCGAGGGCACCGCCCCCGAGGGGTACGACACCGTCGTGGTGCTGCCGCTGCGCGACGGCGCCGCCGAGGAGCTGGTGGAACGGCTGCTGGCCGGCATCGACGACGCCCTGCTGCTGACCCTCCCCGGGCTGCGCGAGGTCGTCGTGGAGACCCCCGCCGGCGGACACCGCGTGCTGTACCGGCGCGCCGAGGGCCCGTACACCGTCATCGAGGACTCCGCCTCCGGCACCCACCGCTGGCGCACCGTGCGCCACCACGGCCCCATCGCCAAGGAGTTGCTCGCCGACCGGCCCGTCGAGGAACGGCTGCGCCCCACCTGGACGATCACCTGGGCGGCGCCCGTGGACGCCGACGGGGCGCCCGTGCACCCGCTCACCGCGCCGGTGGTGCACGCGCCGACCCCGACCGACGAGCCGCTGGGCATCCCCGCCCTGCTGATCGCCTCGCTGCCGTTGGACACCAGCCGCCGGCATCCCGCGCCGGGGCCGCTGACCGACTTCCTCGTGCAGCGGGCCGCCGACGCGTACGCCGAACTCCTCGGCTCCTGGGACCCGGTGAGCACCGGCCTCGTGGACCTGGTGCCCGGCCCGCTCGGCAAGGGCCCGCTGGACGGGGACCTGCGCGCGGCCGTGATCGAGCGGCTGCCCCGTACGGCGTTCCTCGCGCCGGCCGCCCCCGCCGAGACCCCCACCCCCGAGACGGCCGAGGAACGCCACGCCCTGCGGCCCTTCGAGGCCGAGGTGGTGGAGGGCGCCGGTTCCGACACCGTGAACGTCCTCGCCGAGGTGCTGCCGACACTGCTGCCCGCCGGGCTGGAACGCCGCGCCGAACTGCGCACCCTGGGCGTCGGCCGGCTTCCGCTGGGCGACGCCATCGAGCGGATCGCGGGCATCGAGCGGACCCCCGAGTGGTGGTACCGGCTGTACGACAGCCTCGCCGGCGTGGACCCCGACCGGTTGTCGGGGCTGCCCGTGCCGCTGGCCGACGGACGCACCGCCATCGGCCCCCGGCACATCCTGCTGCCCGGCGCCGACACCCCGCCGAGCCTGGCCCGGCTCGGCCTGAAGGTGGCCCACGCGGAGGCGGCGCACCCGCTGCTGGAGAAGCTGGGCGCGCTCCCGGCGACCCCGCGCTCCGTGCTGACCACCCCGCAGGTCCGGGCGGCCGTGGCCGCCTCCATGGACGCCGGCGAGATCTGGGACGAGGACGGCGTCGACTCCGACGAACTCGTCGAGATCGTCCTGACCCTGGTCCGCGACGCCGACCTGGCGCCCGGCGACGAACCCTGGCTGGGCGCGCTGGCGCTCCCCGACGAGGACGGGGAACTCACCCCGGCGGGCGAACTCCTGCTGCCCGGCTCGCCGTTGGCCTCGGTCATCCGTGAGGACGAGGTGCCCTGCCTGGACGCCGAGCTGGCCGAACGCTGGGACGCCGACACCCTGACCGCCGTCGGGGTGCTGGCCACGTTCCAGCTGGTGCGCGCCACCGACGTGGTCCTGGACCCCGACGAACTGGAGCCCCGCGACGGGGACTTCGCCGAACCGGACGACGCGGGCCTGCTCGACGCGGTGGACGTGTGGTGCGAGGACCTGCTGGACCAGCTGCCGGACACCCCGCTGCCGCCGGTCGCCACCGAGCTGATCGCCGTACGCGACCTCGACCTGGTCGACGACGACTGCTGGCCGCAGGCGCTGGCCATGCTCGCCCAGCCCCCGCTGCGCGACGCCCTCACCCAGCCCGTGCGGGTGCTGCTGCCGGACGGCACCACCCGCTCCGTGCGCTCGTACACCGCCTGGTGGCTGCGCGACCACCCGGTGCTCGACGGCCGCCGCCCGGCGGGACTGCGCGCGGCCGGCGGCGACCCGCTGCTCGCGGGCCTGTACACCTCGGCGGACGCGACCGGGTTCGAGGACGAGCAGGTGCTGCGCGCCCTCGGCGTACGCACCACCGTGGCGGCCCTGCTCGACGAGCCCGGCGGCGCGGCCGAACTCCTGGGCCGGCTCGCCGACCCGGACCGCGAGGTCTCCGACCGGCAACTGCACGCCCTGTACGGGGCGCTGGCCGATCTGGACCCCGAGCAGGTCACCCTCCCCGACGACCTGCGGGTGGTGGTGGACGGCGAGGTCCGCGTGGTGGACGCGGCCGACGCGGTGATCGCGGACGCCCCCGACCTGCTGCCGCTGACGGCCGGGCTGCCGCTGCTGCCGGTCGCCCCGGCGCGCGCCGCCGACCTGGCGGAGCTGCTCCAGGTACGCCGACTGTCGGACACCGTGCCAGCCGAGGTCAGCACGCCGGGCGAGGAGCACGAGGTCCCGGAGTCGGTGCTCCAGCTGCTGGGTCCGGCCACCCCGCTCAGTTACGTCGAGCACGAGGAACTCGTGGCGGGCGGCACCGAGCTCGACTGGCGCCGCACCCCGGACGGCACCCTGCACGCCTCGACCCTGGAGGGCGTGGCGGCGGGCCTGGCCTGGGCGGCGGGCCAGTGGCCGCGTCGTTTCGAGGTCGCGGCCCTGCTGGAGGATCCGTCGCGGACGGCGGAACTGGCCCGCGACCGCTGGTTCGACTGA
- a CDS encoding class F sortase, which produces MADLPTLRRGGRARRAAALAGTAGLAVVLASGCSSAADTDTASAASAAHRADVLKPSVPDRVAIPDIHVDAPLDTVGLDAEGVMREPDFAKPKDAAWYKDGPTPGEAGAAAIVGHMDTPQAPEAVFFNLKKLRKDEPIRVHRTDGGTAVFAVDAVDTYKKDAFPTDKVYGDTRGKAELRLITCGGALTADRHWDSNVVVYAHLTGRE; this is translated from the coding sequence ATGGCTGACCTGCCCACCCTCCGCCGGGGCGGCCGCGCACGCCGCGCGGCCGCCCTGGCGGGCACCGCCGGCCTCGCCGTCGTCCTCGCCTCCGGCTGCTCCTCCGCCGCCGACACGGACACCGCGTCCGCGGCGTCCGCGGCCCACCGGGCCGACGTGCTGAAGCCCTCCGTCCCGGACCGCGTCGCGATCCCCGACATCCACGTCGACGCCCCGCTCGACACCGTCGGGCTCGACGCCGAAGGGGTGATGCGGGAACCGGACTTCGCGAAGCCGAAGGACGCCGCCTGGTACAAGGACGGTCCGACGCCGGGCGAGGCCGGCGCCGCCGCCATCGTCGGCCACATGGACACCCCGCAGGCCCCCGAGGCCGTCTTCTTCAACCTCAAGAAGCTGAGGAAGGACGAGCCGATCCGGGTCCACCGCACCGACGGCGGCACCGCCGTCTTCGCCGTCGACGCGGTGGACACCTACAAGAAGGACGCGTTCCCCACCGACAAGGTCTACGGGGACACCCGCGGCAAGGCCGAACTGCGCCTGATCACCTGCGGCGGAGCCCTCACCGCGGACCGTCACTGGGACTCCAACGTGGTCGTGTACGCGCACCTCACCGGCCGGGAGTAG
- the serC gene encoding phosphoserine transaminase — protein sequence MAEIQIPADIKPADGRFGAGPSKVRTEALDALAATGTSLLGTSHRQAPVKNLVGSVRQGLRDLFSLPEGYEVILGNGGSTAFWDIATAGLIEKKSQHLTFGEFSSKFATAAKLAPWLDAPSVISSEPGTHPEPVAEAGVDVYAYTHNETSTGVAAPIKRVAGADAGSLVLVDATSGAGGLPVDITETDVYYFAPQKSFASDGGLWLAAFSPAALERAARVHASGSRHIPEFFSLPTAIDNSLKNQTYNTPALSTLFLLDQQLEWMNSQGGLEFTTGRTAASARNLYGWAEASKYANPFVTDADKRSAVIGTIDFSDDIDAAAVAKVLRANGIVDTEPYRKLGRNQLRVAMFPAIDPADVQALTACIDHVIEKL from the coding sequence GTGGCTGAGATCCAGATTCCCGCTGACATCAAGCCCGCCGACGGACGCTTCGGCGCGGGCCCCTCCAAGGTGCGGACCGAGGCGCTCGACGCCCTGGCCGCCACCGGTACCTCCCTGCTCGGAACCTCCCACCGCCAGGCCCCGGTCAAGAACCTGGTCGGCTCGGTGCGGCAGGGACTCCGGGACCTCTTCTCCCTCCCCGAGGGCTACGAGGTGATCCTGGGCAACGGCGGCTCCACCGCCTTCTGGGACATCGCGACCGCCGGGCTCATCGAGAAGAAGTCCCAGCACCTCACCTTCGGTGAGTTCTCCTCCAAGTTCGCCACCGCCGCGAAGCTCGCGCCGTGGCTGGACGCGCCGTCCGTGATCTCCTCGGAGCCGGGCACGCACCCCGAGCCGGTCGCCGAGGCCGGCGTGGACGTGTACGCGTACACGCACAACGAGACCTCGACGGGCGTCGCGGCGCCGATCAAGCGGGTCGCGGGCGCCGATGCCGGTTCGCTCGTCCTGGTGGACGCGACCTCGGGCGCCGGCGGTCTGCCGGTGGACATCACCGAGACCGACGTCTACTACTTCGCCCCGCAGAAGTCCTTCGCCTCGGACGGCGGCCTGTGGCTGGCGGCGTTCTCCCCGGCGGCGCTGGAACGCGCGGCGCGCGTGCACGCCTCCGGCAGCCGGCACATCCCGGAGTTCTTCTCGCTGCCGACGGCGATCGACAACTCGCTGAAGAACCAGACGTACAACACCCCGGCGCTGTCCACCCTCTTCCTGCTGGACCAGCAGCTGGAGTGGATGAACAGCCAGGGCGGTCTGGAGTTCACGACCGGTCGTACGGCGGCCAGCGCGCGCAACCTCTACGGCTGGGCGGAGGCGTCGAAGTACGCGAACCCGTTCGTCACGGACGCCGACAAGCGGTCCGCGGTCATCGGCACGATCGACTTCTCCGACGACATCGACGCGGCGGCGGTCGCCAAGGTGCTGCGCGCCAACGGCATCGTGGACACCGAGCCGTACCGCAAGCTCGGTCGCAACCAGCTGCGCGTCGCGATGTTCCCCGCGATCGACCCGGCGGACGTGCAGGCGCTGACCGCCTGCATCGACCACGTGATCGAGAAGCTCTGA
- a CDS encoding DMT family transporter, with the protein MTASTPPVSPRTSRPATAPAPSPAEAAASGGARARLGPVALVVSAGVSVQFGAALAVMIMPRAGAAGVVTLRLAAAALVLLVLCRPKVRGYKRADWTTVLWFGVTMAGMNGLFYQAIDRIPLGPAVTLEVLGPLALSVVVSRRLVNVLWAGLALAGVVLLAGHGGGGFGGLDPLGAAFALGAGAMWAAYIVFSARTGRRFPQADGLALAMAVAAVLCLPLGIVEAGSDLLVPSTLALGLGVAVMSSVLPYTLELLALRKLPAPTFAILMSLEPAIAATAGFLVLHQALSALDALAIALVIAASMGAVRSQIGKRALTTS; encoded by the coding sequence ATGACCGCGTCCACTCCTCCCGTGTCCCCACGCACCTCCCGTCCCGCGACCGCGCCCGCCCCGAGCCCCGCCGAGGCGGCCGCGTCCGGTGGTGCCCGCGCCCGTCTCGGGCCGGTCGCGCTGGTGGTCTCGGCCGGGGTCTCCGTGCAGTTCGGCGCGGCCCTCGCGGTCATGATCATGCCGAGGGCCGGCGCGGCGGGCGTGGTCACGCTCCGGCTGGCGGCCGCGGCGCTGGTCCTGCTGGTCCTGTGCCGCCCCAAGGTGCGCGGGTACAAGCGCGCCGACTGGACCACCGTCCTGTGGTTCGGCGTAACCATGGCCGGTATGAACGGCCTCTTCTACCAGGCCATCGACCGCATCCCGCTCGGCCCGGCCGTGACCCTGGAGGTCCTCGGCCCGCTCGCCCTCTCGGTGGTCGTCTCCCGCCGCCTCGTCAACGTCCTGTGGGCGGGCCTGGCCCTGGCGGGGGTCGTGCTCCTCGCCGGCCACGGGGGCGGCGGCTTCGGCGGGCTCGATCCGCTGGGCGCGGCGTTCGCGCTCGGAGCCGGCGCGATGTGGGCGGCGTACATCGTGTTCAGCGCGCGTACGGGGCGTCGGTTCCCGCAGGCGGACGGCCTGGCCCTGGCCATGGCGGTCGCCGCGGTCCTCTGTCTGCCCCTGGGCATCGTCGAGGCGGGCTCCGACCTCCTGGTGCCGAGCACCCTGGCGCTCGGTCTGGGCGTCGCCGTGATGTCCTCGGTGCTGCCCTACACGCTGGAGCTGCTGGCCCTGCGCAAGCTGCCCGCCCCGACCTTCGCGATCCTGATGAGCCTGGAGCCGGCCATCGCCGCGACCGCCGGCTTCCTGGTCCTGCACCAGGCCCTGTCCGCCCTGGACGCCCTCGCCATCGCCCTGGTGATCGCGGCGAGCATGGGCGCGGTCCGCTCCCAGATCGGCAAGCGGGCCCTGACGACCTCCTGA
- a CDS encoding CocE/NonD family hydrolase, with amino-acid sequence MTYVNSADFSLYPDLDANALHAFVTALETGDLTGLSPSRAADVVEVRSVSVFNRGKVTGADGDLLDAALWRHTGSDPRPVIVMPSPWTNLGWLAYAVQGALFAARGYNVLAYTARGFAGSEGQVDVAGPLDVADGSRALDHIVERTAGPITGIGFLGDSYGSGISQLVAAHDTRVDAVVALSTWGDLGAAFFENSTRHVAAVKALQSAAARARLSARTRSVFENVLADRDIEGTLRWAEQRSPLTHVKELNRRQVPILFAQAWHETLFPGNQTVRMFNELTGPKRLDLSIGDHSGPEMSGMLGLPNRIWTDAHRWFDHHLRGIDNGVADQAQVVSEVMWGKGLESRAGWSALTDRTRRVHLTGGGELAHKPEAGWTAGVVCGVDTPATVADAIVTSGYAEMAGRPKVYPTGAIDRGVAAVWAAPPEEETARLRGTPRLRVTYRAANPGSTFVAYLLDMAPDGSAHLVTHAPFSDLDSPPDSLIGADIELQATAYDVPRGHRLLLVIDGRDPFYGDANLPRATLAFTSPEATPSFLDLPLG; translated from the coding sequence GTGACGTACGTGAACTCAGCCGACTTCTCCCTCTACCCCGACCTCGACGCGAACGCCCTGCACGCCTTCGTCACCGCCCTCGAAACCGGCGACCTCACCGGCCTGTCCCCCTCCCGCGCCGCCGACGTCGTCGAGGTCCGGTCCGTCTCCGTGTTCAACCGCGGCAAGGTGACGGGCGCCGACGGGGACCTGCTCGACGCCGCGCTCTGGCGGCACACCGGGTCGGACCCCCGGCCGGTGATCGTGATGCCCTCGCCGTGGACGAACCTGGGCTGGCTCGCGTACGCCGTCCAGGGCGCGTTGTTCGCGGCGCGCGGCTACAACGTCCTCGCCTACACCGCCCGCGGGTTCGCCGGTTCCGAGGGCCAGGTCGACGTGGCGGGGCCGCTCGACGTCGCGGACGGCAGTCGCGCCCTGGACCACATCGTCGAGCGGACGGCCGGGCCGATCACCGGAATCGGCTTCCTCGGGGACTCCTACGGCTCCGGCATCAGCCAGCTCGTCGCCGCGCACGACACCCGCGTGGACGCGGTCGTCGCGCTCAGCACCTGGGGCGACCTCGGGGCGGCCTTCTTCGAGAACTCGACCCGCCACGTCGCCGCCGTGAAGGCCCTCCAGAGCGCCGCCGCGCGGGCCCGACTGAGCGCCCGGACGCGAAGCGTCTTCGAGAACGTGCTGGCCGACCGCGACATCGAGGGGACCCTGCGGTGGGCGGAGCAGCGCTCGCCCCTCACGCACGTCAAGGAGCTCAACCGGCGCCAGGTCCCCATCCTCTTCGCGCAGGCCTGGCACGAGACGCTCTTCCCGGGCAATCAGACCGTGCGGATGTTCAACGAACTGACCGGCCCCAAGCGCCTCGACCTCTCCATCGGTGACCACTCCGGGCCCGAGATGTCCGGCATGCTCGGCCTGCCGAACCGGATCTGGACGGACGCCCACCGCTGGTTCGACCACCACCTGAGGGGCATCGACAACGGCGTCGCCGACCAGGCCCAGGTGGTCAGCGAGGTGATGTGGGGCAAGGGCCTGGAGTCGCGTGCCGGCTGGTCCGCGCTCACCGACCGGACCCGCCGCGTCCACCTGACAGGCGGTGGCGAACTGGCGCACAAGCCCGAGGCCGGTTGGACGGCGGGCGTGGTGTGCGGGGTGGACACCCCGGCGACCGTCGCCGACGCGATCGTGACGTCCGGCTACGCGGAGATGGCCGGGCGGCCGAAGGTCTACCCGACCGGTGCCATCGACCGCGGCGTGGCGGCCGTCTGGGCGGCGCCGCCCGAGGAGGAGACCGCCCGGCTGCGGGGCACGCCCCGCCTGCGGGTGACGTACCGGGCGGCGAACCCCGGGTCCACCTTCGTCGCGTACCTGCTCGACATGGCGCCCGACGGGAGCGCCCACCTCGTCACCCACGCCCCGTTCAGCGACCTCGACTCGCCCCCGGACAGCCTCATCGGCGCGGACATCGAACTCCAGGCGACGGCGTACGACGTCCCGCGCGGGCACCGGCTGCTGCTGGTGATCGACGGCCGCGACCCCTTCTACGGCGACGCCAACCTGCCGCGCGCCACGCTGGCCTTCACCTCCCCGGAGGCCACGCCGTCCTTCCTGGACCTGCCGCTCGGCTGA
- a CDS encoding TIGR03084 family metal-binding protein — protein sequence MPDPSAVAVFADLREESRDLDSLVGELSEPGWAKATPASGWSVAHQIAHLYWTDRAALLSLTDPAGFARMVEEALAAPDSFVDEGAAEGAALAPAELLARWRTTRTALDEALALASPDTRFPWYGPPMKAASMASARLMETWAHGQDVADALGVRRAPTARLRHVARIGIRARDYAYAVRGLPAPEGEFRVELTAPDGAEPWTYGPADAPQRITGSALDFCLLVTQRVHRADTDLTATGPDADRWLDIAQAFAGPAGPGRAPEGSR from the coding sequence GTGCCCGATCCGTCCGCCGTCGCCGTCTTCGCCGATCTCCGAGAGGAGAGTCGGGACCTCGATTCCCTGGTCGGGGAGCTGTCCGAGCCCGGTTGGGCGAAGGCCACCCCCGCGAGCGGCTGGAGCGTCGCCCACCAGATCGCCCACCTGTACTGGACCGACCGCGCCGCACTGCTGTCCCTCACCGACCCGGCCGGCTTCGCGCGGATGGTCGAGGAGGCCCTCGCCGCCCCCGACTCCTTCGTGGACGAGGGCGCCGCCGAAGGGGCCGCGCTGGCGCCCGCCGAACTGCTCGCCCGCTGGCGCACCACCCGTACCGCCCTCGACGAGGCGCTCGCGCTCGCCTCGCCCGACACCCGCTTCCCCTGGTACGGGCCGCCCATGAAGGCCGCATCCATGGCCAGCGCCCGCCTGATGGAGACCTGGGCCCACGGGCAGGACGTCGCCGACGCCCTCGGCGTCCGCCGCGCCCCCACCGCCCGACTGCGGCACGTCGCGCGGATCGGGATCCGGGCGCGGGACTACGCGTACGCGGTCCGGGGCCTGCCGGCGCCCGAGGGGGAGTTCCGGGTGGAACTCACCGCCCCCGACGGGGCCGAGCCCTGGACGTACGGGCCCGCCGACGCACCCCAGCGGATCACCGGATCCGCGCTCGACTTCTGCCTGTTGGTGACCCAGCGGGTGCACCGCGCGGACACCGACCTGACGGCGACCGGCCCGGACGCCGACCGTTGGCTGGACATCGCCCAGGCCTTCGCGGGCCCCGCGGGCCCCGGCCGCGCGCCGGAGGGCTCCCGATGA
- a CDS encoding acyclic terpene utilization AtuA family protein — MTRRPLRIGNASGFYGDRFGAVREMLTGGPLDVLTGDYLAELTMLILGRDRLKNPDLGYAKTFLRQLEENLALAHERGVRIVANAGGLNPAGLADALRELAAKLGVPVSVAHVEGDDLMPFSEGALTANAYLGGAGITACLRAGADVVVTGRVTDAALVSGSAAWWFDWAPDAYDRLAGAVVAGHVLECGTQATGGNYAFFTRHDVRTPGFPLAEIAEDGSSVVTKHPGTGGAITVGTVTAQLLYETQGVRYLGPDVTARLDAVRLAPAGPDRVAISGVLGEAPPDTLKVGVTRIGGWRNEVVFVLTGLDVDAKADLVKTQLADALSGVATVTWTLARTDHPDPDTEETASALLRLVVRDPSPDRVGRGLTAAAIELALGSYPGFHVTAPPGPAQPYGVFTSSLVPAATVPHVAVLPDTTRHPIPPISAPPVPTPPISAPPVPAPPAFEARGSGGGAPEGARGATPAPGTGPAVATTRAPLGALFGARSGDKGGDANIGVWAESDAAWQWLRETLTVDALTTLLPETEGLPVARHELPHLRALNFTVTGILGAGVASGHRFDPQAKALGEWLRARHLDIPTHLLSSDPAPEGTRP; from the coding sequence ATGACCCGGCGCCCGCTGCGGATCGGCAACGCCTCGGGCTTCTACGGGGACCGGTTCGGCGCCGTGCGCGAGATGCTCACCGGCGGCCCGCTCGACGTGCTGACCGGCGACTACCTGGCCGAACTCACCATGCTGATCCTCGGCCGCGACCGCCTGAAGAACCCCGACCTCGGCTACGCCAAGACCTTCCTGCGCCAGCTGGAGGAGAACCTCGCCCTCGCCCACGAGCGGGGCGTACGGATCGTCGCGAACGCCGGCGGCCTGAACCCGGCGGGACTCGCTGACGCGCTGCGGGAGTTGGCGGCCAAGCTGGGCGTGCCCGTCTCGGTGGCGCACGTCGAGGGCGACGACCTGATGCCCTTCTCGGAGGGTGCGCTGACGGCCAACGCCTACCTGGGCGGCGCCGGGATCACCGCCTGCCTGCGGGCGGGCGCGGACGTGGTGGTCACGGGCCGGGTCACCGACGCGGCGCTGGTCAGCGGGTCGGCGGCCTGGTGGTTCGACTGGGCACCGGACGCGTACGACCGGTTGGCGGGGGCGGTCGTCGCCGGCCACGTCCTGGAGTGCGGAACCCAGGCCACCGGCGGCAATTACGCCTTCTTCACCCGGCACGACGTCCGCACCCCCGGCTTCCCGCTCGCGGAGATCGCCGAGGACGGTTCCTCGGTCGTCACCAAGCACCCGGGCACGGGCGGGGCGATCACCGTCGGCACCGTCACCGCCCAACTCCTCTACGAGACACAGGGCGTCCGCTACCTCGGGCCGGACGTGACGGCCCGCCTCGACGCCGTCCGCCTCGCCCCGGCTGGCCCGGACCGGGTCGCGATCTCCGGCGTCCTCGGCGAGGCCCCGCCCGACACCCTCAAGGTGGGCGTGACCCGGATCGGGGGCTGGCGCAACGAGGTGGTCTTCGTCCTGACCGGCCTCGACGTCGACGCCAAGGCCGACCTCGTCAAGACGCAACTCGCGGACGCCCTCTCGGGAGTGGCCACCGTGACGTGGACCCTGGCCCGCACGGACCACCCCGACCCGGACACGGAGGAGACCGCGAGCGCCCTGCTCCGCCTGGTCGTCCGCGACCCGTCCCCGGACCGGGTCGGCAGGGGCCTGACCGCCGCCGCGATCGAACTCGCCCTGGGCAGTTACCCGGGCTTCCACGTGACGGCCCCTCCGGGCCCGGCCCAGCCGTACGGGGTCTTCACCTCGTCCCTGGTCCCGGCCGCGACGGTCCCCCACGTGGCCGTCCTCCCCGACACCACCCGCCACCCGATCCCACCCATCTCAGCCCCGCCCGTCCCGACGCCGCCCATCTCAGCCCCGCCCGTCCCGGCCCCGCCGGCGTTCGAGGCGCGGGGGTCCGGGGGCGGAGCCCCCGAAGGGGCCCGGGGCGCGACCCCGGCTCCGGGCACGGGCCCCGCGGTGGCCACCACCCGCGCCCCGCTCGGCGCCCTGTTCGGCGCCCGCAGCGGCGACAAGGGCGGCGACGCCAACATCGGCGTCTGGGCCGAGAGCGACGCCGCCTGGCAGTGGCTCCGCGAGACCCTCACGGTCGACGCCCTCACCACCCTGCTCCCCGAGACCGAAGGTCTCCCCGTCGCCCGTCACGAACTCCCGCACCTGAGGGCCCTCAACTTCACCGTCACCGGCATCCTCGGCGCCGGCGTCGCCTCGGGCCACCGCTTCGACCCGCAGGCCAAGGCCCTCGGCGAATGGCTGCGCGCCCGCCACCTCGACATCCCGACGCACCTCCTGTCGTCCGACCCCGCCCCGGAGGGGACCCGCCCATGA